The proteins below are encoded in one region of Syngnathus acus chromosome 2, fSynAcu1.2, whole genome shotgun sequence:
- the LOC119118015 gene encoding transforming protein RhoA-like isoform X2 produces the protein MAAIRKKLVIVGDGACGKTCLLIVFSKDQFPEVYVPTVFENYVADIEVDGKQVELALWDTAGQEDYDRLRPLSYPDTDVILMCFSVDSPDSLENIPEKWTPEVKHFCPNVPIILVGNKKDLRNDDHTRRELAKMKQEPVRYEDGKEMANRICAYGYQECSAKTKDGVREVFEMATRAALQAKKKKKSGCILL, from the exons ATGGCTGCTATTAGAAAAAAGTTGGTCATAGTTGGAGATGGAGCATGTGGAAAGACCTGTCTGCTGATCGTCTTCAGTAAGGACCAGTTCCCAGAGGTCTACGTCCCCACAGTGTTTGAGAACTATGTGGCCGACATTGAAGTAGATGGAAAACAG GTCGAACTAGCCCTTTGGGACACAGCCGGTCAAGAAGACTATGACCGACTGAGGCCTCTCTCCTACCCTGACACTGATGTTATTCTTATGTGTTTCTCTGTAGACAGTCCCGACAGTTTAG AGAACATTCCAGAAAAGTGGACGCCAGAAGTGAAACATTTCTGCCCAAATGTTCCCATCATCCTTGTGGGTAATAAAAAAGATCTGCGCAATGACGACCACACCAGACGAGAGCtggcaaaaatgaaacag GAGCCAGTTAGATATGAAGATGGCAAAGAAATGGCAAACCGCATTTGTGCCTACGGCTACCAggagtgctctgccaaaaccAAAGATGGCGTGCGGGAAGTCTTTGAGATGGCAACTCGAGCCGCGTTGCaggccaagaagaagaagaagtcgGGCTGCATTCTGCTATAG
- the LOC119118015 gene encoding transforming protein RhoA-like isoform X1 encodes MRLNDGRSQAIGQEEEERRTQKHQVMAAIRKKLVIVGDGACGKTCLLIVFSKDQFPEVYVPTVFENYVADIEVDGKQVELALWDTAGQEDYDRLRPLSYPDTDVILMCFSVDSPDSLENIPEKWTPEVKHFCPNVPIILVGNKKDLRNDDHTRRELAKMKQEPVRYEDGKEMANRICAYGYQECSAKTKDGVREVFEMATRAALQAKKKKKSGCILL; translated from the exons ATGCGCTTGAATGATGGGCGGAGTCAAGCAATCggtcaggaagaggaggaaaggcGGACGCAGAAACATCAAGTG ATGGCTGCTATTAGAAAAAAGTTGGTCATAGTTGGAGATGGAGCATGTGGAAAGACCTGTCTGCTGATCGTCTTCAGTAAGGACCAGTTCCCAGAGGTCTACGTCCCCACAGTGTTTGAGAACTATGTGGCCGACATTGAAGTAGATGGAAAACAG GTCGAACTAGCCCTTTGGGACACAGCCGGTCAAGAAGACTATGACCGACTGAGGCCTCTCTCCTACCCTGACACTGATGTTATTCTTATGTGTTTCTCTGTAGACAGTCCCGACAGTTTAG AGAACATTCCAGAAAAGTGGACGCCAGAAGTGAAACATTTCTGCCCAAATGTTCCCATCATCCTTGTGGGTAATAAAAAAGATCTGCGCAATGACGACCACACCAGACGAGAGCtggcaaaaatgaaacag GAGCCAGTTAGATATGAAGATGGCAAAGAAATGGCAAACCGCATTTGTGCCTACGGCTACCAggagtgctctgccaaaaccAAAGATGGCGTGCGGGAAGTCTTTGAGATGGCAACTCGAGCCGCGTTGCaggccaagaagaagaagaagtcgGGCTGCATTCTGCTATAG